The following coding sequences lie in one Apium graveolens cultivar Ventura chromosome 3, ASM990537v1, whole genome shotgun sequence genomic window:
- the LOC141714289 gene encoding uncharacterized protein LOC141714289, with translation MKHNQLSGHQKRQKKLKAAEVEKLQMGSLDKFFGKKTTNSGDIGETETKEPETQNLKDGLVENNVEETEKEISDVSINYDPGTWKKIDQWLRDSLVRKGPIRIILEHFPKDSRNRHFSSVHYTRILPNGDKQDRKWLVYSLSTNKVFYFCCMLFKHDVAKTNFAEDGIDDWHNLAAKLRSHESSNGHLVNMSPWIKLEVWMEKNETIDKIEQDRIKKEIEHWKKVLVRIIAVVQTLVCNNLAFRGDEEKIGKRKNGLFCKFIEMLAQFDPIMEEHVRLVKEGTLHTHYLSHKIQNDLIMALANEIKDSIIKKILEARYFSVILDCTPDKSRVEQMSLVIRCVDITLSPIKVEEFFIQFVIVDDTSGFGLFSKLEEVLGDLGLDIDDVRGQAYDNGANMKGKHKGVQKRLLDVNPRAFYTPCGCHSLNLVLYDMANCCSKGSNFFWGYTKIIHIVFIFNTAMGNSQEIC, from the exons ATGAAGCATAACCAGTTATCGGGGCATCAAAAAAGGCAAAAGAAATTGAAAGCGGCGGAAGTAGAGAAATTGCAAATGGGCTCTCTTGACAAGTTTTTTGGGAAAAAAACAACTAATAGCGGTGATATTGGG GAGACTGAAACTAAGGAGCCAGAAACTCAAAATTTAAAAGATGGGCTTGTCGAGAATAATGTAGAAGAGACTGAGAAAGAAATTTCAGATGTTAGTATCAATTATGATCCTGGTACGTGGAAGAAAATTGATCAGTGGCTACGAGATTCATTGGTAAGAAAAGGACCTATCAGAATAATTTTAGAACATTTTCCAAAAGATTCAAGAAATAGACATTTTTCTTCAGTGCATTACACTCGGATTCTACCTAATGGAGACAAACAAGATAGGAAGTGGCTTGTTTATTCACTCTCAACAAACAAAGTCTTCTATTTTTGTTGTATGTTATTTAAACATGATGTGGCCAAGACAAATTTTGCAGAAGATGGAATTGATGATTGGCACAATCTTGCTGCTAAGTTAAGATCTCATGAAAGCAGTAATGGTCATCTAGTAAATATGAGCCCTTGGATTAAGTTAGAAGTGTGGATGGAGAAAAATGAAACAATTGATAAGATTGAACAAGATCGGATTAAAAAAGAGATAGAGCACTGGAAAAAGGTCCTGGTTAGGATTATTGCTGTGGTCCAAACTCTTGTTTGCAATAATTTAGCATTTCGAGGAGATGAAGAGAAAATTGGTAAACGCAAGAATGGATTATTCTGTAAATTCATTGAGATGCTTGCACAATTTGATCCAATAATGGAAGAGCATGTCCGACTAGTCAAGGAAGGTACTTTACATACACATTACTTGAGCCATAAAAttcaaaatgatttaataatGGCATTGGCAAATGAGATCAAGGATTCaatcataaaaaaaattctaGAAGCAAGATACTTTTCTGTCATTTTGGATTGTACGCCAGATAAAAGTCGTGTGGAGCAAATGTCTTTAGTAATTCGGTGCGTTGATATTACTTTATCTCCAATAAAAGTTGAAGAATTTTTTATACAGTTTGTGATAGTTGATGATACATCAGGTTTTGGGCTCTTTAGCAAGCTTGAAGAGGTTCTTGGTGATCTTGGACTTGATATTGATGATGTTAGAGGACAAGCATATGATAACGGGGCAAATATGAAAGGGAAACATAAAGGGGTTCAGAAAAGACTACTTGATGTGAATCCTCGAGCCTTTTACACTCCATGTGGTTGTCATAGTCTAAATCTTGTGCTTTATGATATGGCAAACTGTTGTAGCAAGGGGTCTAATTTTTTTTGGGGTTATACAAAGATTATACACATTGTTTTCATCTTCAATACAGCGATGGGAAATTCTCAAGAAATTTGTTAA